tctgctctccagaaaGAAGAGATAAGGGAAATACTAAAGAAGAAGTGGGCTCGCTGGAGAGTTCTATTTAAGGAACAGCCAATTGAGGAGATCAGGTAACACAGGCACAAGAGGCAGATCTTTTGAACCAGGAGGTCCCACCTGAAACCCAGAGAGCTCAGTGCCCTTTGCCAGGTTTCTGCATTGTCTTAAAAATCATTAGTTTGAACCTGGCTCTTCTCACTAGCActgggctgcctctgcagcttccAAAGCTCTTAGCCTGAGGCTATCCCTGTGGCTCCAAGCTCCATCTGCTAACCCTGCAGCATGAGACATCCCCCTTGTCTGTGAGGACTGTAATGAACCTGTTTGGTTTCCAGCCACATTCAGAAGGCAGAagaggtgggaatggagcatcAGTGCTGCATAGCCAGCCCGAGGCTGAACTTGGGGCAGTAAAGGCAACATGGGGCTCCCACAACCACATGAAATCCCAGGAAAGAGCATGGCTCTTGTTTCTGAAAACTGATTCCATGGGCAGGGGGCCAAAAAGAATGTGTTACTTTATAAacctgccagggggctcaggtaGAGAGGGGAGATCTTAAAATAGAGGTGCACCTCTGACAGCTGGCATGGGATACAGGGCTCCCAGTCCCTCAGTCAGTAGGTCATTTCTTATCCATGACTCCAACCTGCTCCCCACACCATAAAAACTGAGATACTGCCACCACAGGCATTTTCTAGTGACTCCCAAAATCTGATCTCCTTTCTGGCTGCAACTCCCACCTTGTCTTTCCTCCTAGGTGCTATTTTGGAGAGAAGGTGGCCTTGTACTTCGCCTGGCTGGGCTGGTACACCTACCTGCTGATTtttgctgccctggctgggctggcaaCTGTGGCAGCTGGGGCTACTGTTTTCAGTTCCAGCCAGGTGAGGTAAGGCCCTCGGGAATGTCAAATGCACATCccatccagctctgcaggtggctCTGAGGCACCCTTGTCCGCCTTggcttctcttctcctttcttccagcAAGGAGATCTGTGATGCCAACAACACCATCATGTGCCCGCTCTGTGACCAGAACTGCTCGTTCTGGCTCCTCTCTGACACCTGCACCTATGCCAAGGTAGGGAACCCCCTTTCCAGGACAGGGTAAAGGATGGGGAAACACTCTCAGCTCATGCTGCTCCCACATCACTAAAAAGAAGCCCCACATCAGGTCACAGTCTCCATCCTCACCATGGAATATTTTATCAGTaacaagccccagtgtccatcACCTTCCTGCATTTTGCCCTCCTGTACCACCTTTACCTGTCTCGGGGGAGATGAGCATGCCAAGACCCCGAGGTACCACAGCCCCTGCACCTCAGTGCCCCATCACACTCTGCCTTCATCTCTTCCAGGTCACTCACATGATTGATAATGAGGCCACGGTGGTGTTTGCCATGTTCATGGCCATCTGGGGTAGGTGTCCATGCCTGGGTGCCCAGCACATgtggctgggagagggagcagaaggTGGAAAAAGGAACACCAGCGTAGCTTCACCCTTTGGGAGGGGTTTAGAtctcctccacctccacctccaGAGCCTTCAGCTCCCCTTCCAGACACAGCAAGAGACAAAACCACCCTGGTGATATCCTCCAGCTCCCCAAATATTCCTTACCTGAAGCTTGTCCTACCTGAAGCTTCTGCTCAGCATAGCCTCCCCAAAGGGACCCCGCaattttccagcagctgcctaTTAATGACCACAACCACAGGAAGGAGGGGCCTCCCGACTCCTCCTCCACCTTCCCAAATCACTGCAGGGCCTCCTATTTGCTGTGGGATGATGGGATCCCATCACTGCCTTAGTTACACACCCATCTGGCTTTTCCACAGCTTGTTTCCTGACCAGCCACCTCgggagcaggctgtgtgtcCCACCTGTGAAGCCATGGCACAGTCCTGAGTGTGTCTGTGGGCTGGGTCACACAGGGACACAATCAGGACCATCCATCCAATTAACATAAGGGGTAGTTGGAACTGGAGTTGGAGAGCAGTAGCCTTGCCAGGGTGCAGTGCAGGACATCCATTCCACCTGAAAAGTGACTTATCCAAAAGCCCTATGGACTCTAGACCAGGCCAGTGAAAGCTCACCTGCACCATCCCTGttccctcactgctgcctgcccagggcccTTCCAGGTCACCAAGGCACAGAGGGGACTGCCTGTCCATGGGCCAAGGGCAGTCCAGGCTGGCTTGCCATCAGGTTGGATGAGATGTGACTCTCTGGGAGACAGAGGGGTGGCATTGAGAGCCATTCCTAAGTTTCACTGCACTTTCTCTTTCCCAATCCAGCCACTGTATTCCTGGAGCTATGGAAGAGGGAGAGAGCCAATGTGGTCACCAGCTGGGACCTGTATGGGTGGGATGAGGAAGAGGTGAGGACATAATCTTTCCTGCTCAGTGCTTCCCCTTTCAGGGCAGGAGTCACCTGGATCTATAAAAGACACATCAGAGGGGTCCCTTGCCCAGGCTGAACTCAATCAGGCTTGGCCATGCTCTTGTGGGTTGGGTGCTCACCCCTGCCCTTCTCATCCCTTATGTCCACTGACAAAAGGGGCACAAAGCACTGCTGGGTCCTTTGTTTCCCAGTTTTGACTTTATATATATCCATATTTTGAAGGAGGAactggctctgcagctgatCAATAACTCGCAGCACGAACCCCGGCTGTACCAGCACTCCTACTTGCGCAGCACCATCGTTCTCATCTTGGCCCTGCTGATGGTACGTGCCAGCTGACAACAGGAACATTTGGTTTAAGGGCATGTGGATAAAGGAGCAAAGGCACAGATCAGGTTTTTGGGACACTTCCATGCCTATCACAAGGATCCTGCGGCTTCCTCATGCCCACACCTCACTGTGCTGACAGCAGGGGCCACCCATCCTTCAGGGACAGGGGCTGAAGGCTCTGCTCTTGCATTGTGGATCGAGGCAGTGACATGGAGAGCAGGAAGAGGCAAATCCCAGTGCACTTGTCCCTGCTGTGGGTCAGTGGACACTGGTTCAATCACAGAATGTtaagggttggaagggaccttatcTAGTCCCAAGCCtcatgccatgggcagggacacctcccactacTCCAGGTTGTCTcatctggccttgaacactgccagcaTTGGGGCATTCGCaacatccctggggagcctgttccagtatatccccaccctcacagggaagaatttctccctaacaTCCAGCCTAAATTTCCCCTCCTTCAGTTTGTACCCGTTACTCCCTGTCCCATCACCACACCCACCTCACAAACTTTTTGGCCTCCACCGAAGGGCGCTGGTTTGCCTTTGAGGCCACCTCCAGGGCCCTCCTGAGGGCACCATCAGGGGCGATGGAGCACTGCCCTCAGTGGCTCCTGagccctcctgtccctccccacaGATCATGGTGCTGATCGGCATCGCCCACGCACTTGTCATCTACCGGGCAGTGGCCACAGCTGTGTTCATGCAGAACGACATGAACCTGCTGAGAAAGCACGCCGACATCATCGCCGTGATGACGGGGGCCGTGCTGCACTacatcaccatcatcatcatgaCCAAGGTGGGGAGCCTTGGCAGCGTGCCTGGCAGGATTTCCCCATGGCCAACCCCCCCATGTTCATCGTatccctctgtcctgcaggtCAACTGGCGAGTGGCCCTCTTCCTCTGTGACCTGGGTAAGGGAAATGAATGGGGTGtgtcccacctgcagctcccttttgtccctgagcacagccagcctcccatccccttccctccctccaccaGCAGTGAAGGCAGTTCCCAGGAAGCTCCAGACAGGGGGGGcagccccccagcacacacTCACCTCTGCCCACATGCTGTCCCACAGCTGGCTTTGCAGGGACAGTTACCCTACAGGGCTGAGACCTGGCATGAGGAGCAAgccaccccagctccaggagaggtCACAACATGTATTTCTTCTCAGCTCTAAGGCCCCTTCTCCCTCAGCTCATGGCTCTGAGGGACCTCCCTGCTTAGCTGGACTTAGCTCCATCAGAGGGCTGAGGTGGAGGGCAGGGAAGACTTCATGAGTGGCAGATGCCTTTTGGACTTTCAGAGCTATGGGGGCACCCATGGGGGAGCACGGCAAGGTCCCACTGCTCTGACCAAGCCCCTGGGCATTGCTCCCTTTCCTAGAGAAACCACGGACCTTCTCCCAGCGGGAGAATAGCTTCACTGTGAAGATCTTCCTCTTTCAGTTCTTCACAAACTTCTCCTCGCTCATCTACATTGCCTTCTTCCTGGGACGGTGAGTGGAGAACACAGGCCAGCCAGGGTTTGGGATGGCTGTTCCTGACTCTCTCCACggacagcccagcccctctgccctccccaccaGGCACAGGGACCCCATCTGGGACTCAGGAGGGCCATGACCCCATGGGTGTCACTGTTGCTTCCTTGCTCAGGATCAATGGCCACCCAGGGCACTACGCGCGCATTGCTGGCCACtggaggctggaggaggtgaGGCGCCCACTCTGACCCCACTAacagctcctcctcttcctttccctacTGCCCAGGGAGCCCCTGGGAAGCTCAGCTTTCTCACATAGCACCTGCCAAAGGGTCTCTCGGGCCCACCCAACCTCCTTGCAGGGCACTACCCCTGTCTTGTTgtcccctccagtgccaccctaGCGGCTGCATCACCGACCTCTTCATTCAGATGGCTGTCATCATGGTGCTCAAGCAGACCATCAGCAACATCATGGAGTATCTCATCCCGTAAGCTTCCCGCACTGACACTGACAGGGAGAGGAACCCTGgtcttccttttccccttcctccagggatgtgctggaagcagcccagccctgctgtcctctgcaggcagccacaCAAATCCctctctcccactgcagcttGATATCCCACCAGCTAcggaagaagaaaaagcaccccaagaagagaagactgatgttaggagaggaagaggaggcagaggacCCCTGCAAAAGGCAGTGGCTGAATAACTATGAACTCAATGAGGTCAATGTATTCAGCTTGTTCAATGAGTACCTGGAGATAGGTATGTGGGGCAGATCCTTGGCTGGGGAGTGATGGATGCTAGGGAGTCCATACACAGGCAAGGAGCCACAGCTCCACACCCAGCCCCACTCTGAGAGCCCTGGGACACCAAGATCATTCCCGAAACAGAGAGCAAGCAACTGTGCTAACCTTTGGGCTTGCCTCTCCTTCCAGGGTCACGGCTGTAACCCCAGGgtgtgcctgtgcctggctgaCTCAACTATCCCCACAGATCCCACTCTCTGACAGCGCTGTGAGAGCTGGGCATCCCCAAGATGTGGCTATCTCCCCTTCCACCCCTGCAAACCCCTCTGACCCAAGCCACAAACAGGACAAACCCAAGCAGAGGGGGACGTCCCTCTGCGGTGGCTTCACACCAGCTCCTGTGTTTGCCCCTCCACAGTGATCCAGTACAGCTTCACCACCATCTTCGTGGCAGCCTTTCCCCTGGCCCCGCTGCTGGCCCTCGTCAACAATGTCATTGAGATCCACATGGATGCCATCAAGATGATGCGGCTGCGCCGGCGCATGGTGCCCAGGAAGGCCAAGGACATCGGTGAGAGGGgtcctgccagcaccagcctgagcccctgAGCTCCCATGGCTttgggacagcacagggacagccatgAGTCGGAGAAGGACAAGCCGCTTCAGACTCTGCCAGAGGCTGAAGTGCAGCTTGGAGGCTTCTTCCTTGACTTGGCCATGCTaaagctgtccctgagctggaaTGGTGGCAgtgagctggcagagggacctcacctgctgctcctctcccacaggGATCTGGCTGCAGGTCCTAGAGGCCATTGGCATCCTGGCTGTCATCGGGAACGGGCTGGTGATCGCCATCACCTCCGACTTCATCCCCGTGCAGGTCTACAAGTACATGTACAGCCCCTGCACGACGGAGAACCACACCAGCATGGAGTGAGTTCAGCTCTGAGACAGTTCCTGCCCACAGCATCCCCACAgtcctgtccccactgccatgtcccctcctgcctcagtgccaccactgcaggagcacaaggcagctgagctgtgccccaAAGAAAGGTgggggggaaaaggcagcaggggaACATTCCCACATGGCGTCATCACATCATCACTGTGGTGGGTAAACTGACTGGAAAGGGTGGAGTGTAAcactggaaagctgcaggaTTCCCAGGATGCAGGCACGTgctctctcctgccctccccctgTTTCTCCAAGCCTTGGCTGACTGACACAGTTCACTCAAACTGGGCAGAAGCCTCTGAGCCCTCCACTTCCACCAGGCTTTGTGAAAGTGGGCATTGAGAGCCCCAGGTGGGTTCTGCTTCCCCAGAACTTGCTCAACCCGGTCcttccccacagctgctccaccGGCTACATCAACAACAGCCTCTCCGTATTCCACATCCAGGACTTTGAGCCCCACACCAAGGTGTTGCCAGAATTTAAAGGGGAGCAGATCAAGGAGTGCAGGTAAGAGCAgccccctgccaccccctgtcCCTCACCATGACATCCAGGCCAAAATGGAAGggcctgggctggcactgacagagctgtgctgcaggtacCGGGATTACCGGAACGCTGACGACTACACCTACACTGTCCAGTTCTGGCACATCTTCGCAGCCCGGCTCgccttcctcatcctcttcGAGGTGAGCacccagggaggcaggagagggctgggaaaggggtTGGATCTGTGCCTcgtgcccaggctgggagcccCTGACTGCCTTTGCTTCCCACAGCACGTGGCTCTGTGCGTGAAGCTGATTGCAGCCTGGTACATCCCCGACACCCCCCAGAAGGTCAAGAATAAAATTCTGACGGAAAAACACATCAATCTCCGTAATGAACTGAGGTAGGTGATGCCCTGGAATGTGCCAGGGGTTGCCAGGTTTCAGGATCTGCCTGTTCTGGAGCCCctcttccttcagaaaaagaaaagctccaAGAAACAATTTTGCCCAGGGAAAGACTTGGTCCAGGTTTTCCATCTAAACTTTGTTATAAGAGAAAGGATTAAGTATTTCTGTAGGAAACAGAACCATTGtagctgccccagtgctgctgtcccatACTGACtaagcccagctctgggaagggctcagcctGACCCCTCTCCATGGCcaccctgtcccagctgccacCCAAAATCCCGATGGGAGCAGATAGCAGGGTTCAGGAAACACCTGCATCTCAGTCTGGAAAAACAGGTGTTTGCTAAGAAAGGCAGGAGCCTTCCTCGagatggaaaatgtaaaccccctccctccaaattattataattttgaaattaaggggacctcaggcaaagatatgggaataggaataacagttctttactgggaaaactgaaaatacaaatgtcatagtacaaaaaagaaaacaaaccactgacagagtcagaatacaacctgacaccctgtgggtcagggtgctgctagcagtcccattaaatggtggctgcagccctcctgcagtaACAGGTGTgattctgttggagcaggggtgCTGTAGAAGagtggagttttcctctgaaggtccagtggtgctgtagatgggcctggtcttcctctggaaatgcagtggagaagaaagctgcttctctgggaatccagtgggaaaggggGCCTGTAGTGTTCTAAATCTCTGATTATATCCAGGtgggaatgcttggctcctccccctggaTGGAGCTTCTCACAAtggatgatgtaattttatcagtcatgaAATGAGATTCAAGGGCCCATTAACAGAGATAtttcccagagggaggattggttgtggaagagataatGAAAAGTacccaattaacagaagataactgccccacctctaacagatggcaaatagaatacacacccccaCTAACATCTTTCAAACTAAGACAAGCTGTCATGGTTTCACACTGGCCAAACTCCAGGCACCCACAAAAGCCACTcactcaccctcccctgccacagctggacagaggagagaaaaaattagcaaagggttcatgagttgagataaggactgggagaaaacactccaggggcaaaacagactcaacttAGAAGTACAAAGTGAATTTATAACTAACAAAAGCAGAgaataatgagaagtaaaataagcccttaaaaacacctttgcTTCCCCcaacccttccctccctcccaccagcAGTCCAGGAGACAGGGCATGGGGATTTTGGTCATTTCATCACCCGAggttttcttccactgctcagggagaggagtccttcccctgctacACCGTGGGGTCCCTTCCCACAGGAGAGAGTTCTCTGCAACCCTCTCCACCATGGCTCCAATCTCACAAGCAGGaatcctcccaaaactgctgcaatgtgagtccctcccatgggcaCACAGTCCTCCCAAAGCTGCTGTGgtgtgggtcactcttccacaggctcagtccttcaaggacaggctgctccagcttggAAGCAGGGCCCCCTCTCTCCACCAGGTCTCCCCTGGATCACAGTCTCTTCCaagcatccacctgctctggcatgaGCACCTCCTCCACGGGCTGCAGGTGCTTCTCTGCATCCCCTctggatccccatgggctgtgggtggatctctgcatcccctgcgGATCCCCGTGGGCTgcgggtggatctctgcatcccccgcGGATCCCcgtgggctgcaggtggatctctgcatcccccgcGGATCCCcgtgggctgcaggtggatctctgcatcccctctGGATCCCtatgggctgtgggtggatctctgcatcccccatggatccccacgggctgcaggggcacagctgcttcaccatggtccCACCACAtctctgcagaggaatctcagctccagcacctaGAGTGGCTCTTTCTttgaccttggtgtctgcatgtttccctcacatgttctcacctcctcctcttctctggcttgcaaaaaaacctgtgcccctttttgttttgattttcttcttaaatacgTTATCAACACCTCCATCTCAAATTGGcacagccttggccagtggcatgtccatcttcagagccatcagctATTAGCTCTGCCAGACAgggtggaagcttccagcagcttctcacagaagtcaccTCTGTGCCCCCACACTTccaaaaaccaggctgtgcaaaACCAACCCAACACCATGCTGTCACAGCTTTCCATCTCTGTCTTCCTACTGACTGTGGGATTTCCCACAAACAGGGGTTCCCCACAAACAGCCTGTCGTTCTTTCTCCATCTATTTTGGGGAAGAGGCCCTGTTCCTTCTGGGAGTGTTTTTCCACACCTCCCAGCTTAGACAGTTCCCTTCCCGAcacctctctcctctctccccagcaCGGCAGAATACTCCACCGAGGTGTAGCCACCACTCAccaaggagaaggaaaacacgGACTTGAGCCCCTTTCCCagtctggcagtgccaggggtgccaGATGAACCCCAGGACATGGTGCCACACATCCCATCTGGACGTGAGCTGGGAAGTGATGACAAGACAGTGGCTTCACAGGAGCAGGCTGCTTTCTGACTTGGGAAGGAAGGATGCTGTGGCAGAGCCGGGATGTGCCTCCCCGGCACGGGGagtggctgggacagagcctggggacAAACCCAAGGGCAGCGCCcagatgctgtgctgcaggacatCACCTGGGTCCTTGTCACTCACTTCCTTAAGCACAGGAAACACCGCTGACCTCGTTCCAggctccctctccagcccttttGCTGCACTTTGGCCTCTTTTTCCACCGCCTTCCGTGACCTCCTCACTCTCGCACCCCCAGGGCGCTTGAGTCCCTCTTTCACCAAACTCCTCCCCATGTGTCACGACTCCCACACGGCTGCAGCTCCGCCCGGCTGTCTCCATGGACGCGGCTCCACGGTAACTGGGAAAACGCCGCTGTTATCTCGCCTTTAGCTCCGGGCTCAGCCGGGTCCTGAGAGtgctcctggctcagcagcCACCAGCCACCGGTAAATAAAGACAGCACCCACGTGGACACGCTGCCTGGTAttgctcctgccttcctcctctgccac
This sequence is a window from Serinus canaria isolate serCan28SL12 chromosome 5, serCan2020, whole genome shotgun sequence. Protein-coding genes within it:
- the ANO9 gene encoding anoctamin-9 isoform X3; translation: MQDEILLTPCREFPAEDTDSFASPNEEKWDFVLVSDIHEMGSEKEIKRKKFLDELSKKGFTIKKIEDTKLFYGVRAPQQIFWKYQCLMMNPNSRQQNSSAYQDVPVTTRIRVVHFILQNTVTSDLEKLHDLMKKKVFEAAFPLHKKEEIREILKKKWARWRVLFKEQPIEEIRCYFGEKVALYFAWLGWYTYLLIFAALAGLATVAAGATVFSSSQVSKEICDANNTIMCPLCDQNCSFWLLSDTCTYAKVTHMIDNEATVVFAMFMAIWATVFLELWKRERANVVTSWDLYGWDEEEEELALQLINNSQHEPRLYQHSYLRSTIVLILALLMIMVLIGIAHALVIYRAVATAVFMQNDMNLLRKHADIIAVMTGAVLHYITIIIMTKVGSLGSVPGRISPWPTPPCSSYPSVLQVNWRVALFLCDLEKPRTFSQRENSFTVKIFLFQFFTNFSSLIYIAFFLGRINGHPGHYARIAGHWRLEECHPSGCITDLFIQMAVIMVLKQTISNIMEYLIPLISHQLRKKKKHPKKRRLMLGEEEEAEDPCKRQWLNNYELNEVNVFSLFNEYLEIVIQYSFTTIFVAAFPLAPLLALVNNVIEIHMDAIKMMRLRRRMVPRKAKDIGIWLQVLEAIGILAVIGNGLVIAITSDFIPVQVYKYMYSPCTTENHTSMDCSTGYINNSLSVFHIQDFEPHTKVLPEFKGEQIKECRYRDYRNADDYTYTVQFWHIFAARLAFLILFEHVALCVKLIAAWYIPDTPQKVKNKILTEKHINLRNELSTAEYSTEV
- the ANO9 gene encoding anoctamin-9 isoform X1; protein product: MQDEILLTPCREFPAEDTDSFASPNEEKWDFVLVSDIHEMGSEKEIKRKKFLDELSKKGFTIKKIEDTKLFYGVRAPQQIFWKYQCLMMNPNSRQQNSSAYQDVPVTTRIRVVHFILQNTVTSDLEKLHDLMKKKVFEAAFPLHKKEEIREILKKKWARWRVLFKEQPIEEIRCYFGEKVALYFAWLGWYTYLLIFAALAGLATVAAGATVFSSSQVSKEICDANNTIMCPLCDQNCSFWLLSDTCTYAKVTHMIDNEATVVFAMFMAIWATVFLELWKRERANVVTSWDLYGWDEEEEELALQLINNSQHEPRLYQHSYLRSTIVLILALLMIMVLIGIAHALVIYRAVATAVFMQNDMNLLRKHADIIAVMTGAVLHYITIIIMTKVGSLGSVPGRISPWPTPPCSSYPSVLQVNWRVALFLCDLEKPRTFSQRENSFTVKIFLFQFFTNFSSLIYIAFFLGRINGHPGHYARIAGHWRLEECHPSGCITDLFIQMAVIMVLKQTISNIMEYLIPLISHQLRKKKKHPKKRRLMLGEEEEAEDPCKRQWLNNYELNEVNVFSLFNEYLEIVIQYSFTTIFVAAFPLAPLLALVNNVIEIHMDAIKMMRLRRRMVPRKAKDIGIWLQVLEAIGILAVIGNGLVIAITSDFIPVQVYKYMYSPCTTENHTSMDCSTGYINNSLSVFHIQDFEPHTKVLPEFKGEQIKECRYRDYRNADDYTYTVQFWHIFAARLAFLILFEHVALCVKLIAAWYIPDTPQKVKNKILTEKHINLRNELRERSPSPATPWGPFPQERVLCNPLHHGSNLTSRNPPKTAAITAEYSTEV
- the ANO9 gene encoding anoctamin-9 isoform X2, with translation MQDEILLTPCREFPAEDTDSFASPNEEKWDFVLVSDIHEMGSEKEIKRKKFLDELSKKGFTIKKIEDTKLFYGVRAPQQIFWKYQCLMMNPNSRQQNSSAYQDVPVTTRIRVVHFILQNTVTSDLEKLHDLMKKKVFEAAFPLHKKEEIREILKKKWARWRVLFKEQPIEEIRCYFGEKVALYFAWLGWYTYLLIFAALAGLATVAAGATVFSSSQVSKEICDANNTIMCPLCDQNCSFWLLSDTCTYAKVTHMIDNEATVVFAMFMAIWATVFLELWKRERANVVTSWDLYGWDEEEEELALQLINNSQHEPRLYQHSYLRSTIVLILALLMIMVLIGIAHALVIYRAVATAVFMQNDMNLLRKHADIIAVMTGAVLHYITIIIMTKVNWRVALFLCDLEKPRTFSQRENSFTVKIFLFQFFTNFSSLIYIAFFLGRINGHPGHYARIAGHWRLEECHPSGCITDLFIQMAVIMVLKQTISNIMEYLIPLISHQLRKKKKHPKKRRLMLGEEEEAEDPCKRQWLNNYELNEVNVFSLFNEYLEIVIQYSFTTIFVAAFPLAPLLALVNNVIEIHMDAIKMMRLRRRMVPRKAKDIGIWLQVLEAIGILAVIGNGLVIAITSDFIPVQVYKYMYSPCTTENHTSMDCSTGYINNSLSVFHIQDFEPHTKVLPEFKGEQIKECRYRDYRNADDYTYTVQFWHIFAARLAFLILFEHVALCVKLIAAWYIPDTPQKVKNKILTEKHINLRNELRERSPSPATPWGPFPQERVLCNPLHHGSNLTSRNPPKTAAITAEYSTEV